A portion of the Streptomyces sp. NBC_00376 genome contains these proteins:
- a CDS encoding roadblock/LC7 domain-containing protein, which produces MTAPNVAATNAARQGSGQLNWLLDELVERVASIHKALVLSSDGLATGTSKDLTREDSEHLAAVASGFHSLAKGVGRHFEAGRVRQTVVELDEAFLFVTAAGDGSCLAVLADADSDVGQVAYEMTLMVKRVGAHLANAPRTTGLSAGG; this is translated from the coding sequence ATGACCGCACCGAACGTCGCAGCAACCAACGCCGCACGGCAGGGCTCCGGCCAGCTCAACTGGCTCCTCGACGAACTCGTCGAACGCGTCGCCAGCATCCACAAGGCGCTGGTGCTCTCCAGCGACGGCCTCGCCACCGGCACGTCGAAGGACCTGACCCGGGAGGACAGCGAACATCTGGCGGCCGTCGCCTCCGGATTCCACAGTCTCGCCAAGGGCGTCGGACGGCACTTCGAAGCGGGCCGGGTCCGCCAGACCGTCGTCGAACTCGACGAGGCCTTCCTCTTCGTCACGGCGGCCGGTGACGGCAGTTGCCTCGCGGTGCTGGCCGACGCCGACTCGGACGTCGGCCAGGTCGCCTACGAGATGACGCTGATGGTCAAGCGCGTCGGCGCCCACCTGGCCAACGCCCCCCGGACGACCGGTCTGTCCGCCGGGGGGTGA
- a CDS encoding DUF742 domain-containing protein, whose protein sequence is MSADSTQSPATPADPRASRWYDAEAGPVVRPYAMTRGRTSSASRHRLDLIAIVVPEPEADDPGRDQTLSPEHVEIVELCSGMPQSIAELAAGLDLPVGVVRVLVGDLVEDELVHVTRPVPPAELPDVNILREVINGLRAL, encoded by the coding sequence GTGAGCGCTGACTCCACCCAATCTCCGGCGACGCCCGCCGACCCGCGGGCCTCGCGCTGGTACGACGCCGAGGCGGGCCCGGTGGTCCGTCCGTACGCGATGACCCGGGGCCGAACCAGCAGCGCCTCCCGCCATCGGCTCGACCTGATCGCGATCGTCGTACCCGAACCCGAGGCCGACGACCCCGGCCGGGACCAGACGCTCTCCCCGGAACACGTGGAGATCGTCGAACTCTGCAGTGGCATGCCCCAGTCGATCGCGGAGCTCGCGGCCGGCCTGGACCTCCCCGTGGGGGTGGTCCGGGTGCTGGTCGGCGACCTCGTCGAGGACGAGCTGGTGCACGTGACCCGTCCCGTTCCGCCGGCCGAGCTGCCGGACGTGAACATTCTTCGCGAGGTGATCAATGGCCTTCGGGCGCTCTAG
- a CDS encoding GTP-binding protein, producing the protein MAFGRSSRKKRPVEPVTLKILVAGGFGAGKTTLVGAVSEIRPLRTEERLSEAGRPVDDVAGVETKTTTTVAMDFGRITLREDLVLYLFGTPGQDRFWFLWDELAQGALGAVVLADTRRLEDCFAAVDYFERRAIPFTVAVNCFEGADTFPVETVQAALDLDPEVPVVMCDARDRGSVRDVLVGVVEHAVDRAERVREPAVP; encoded by the coding sequence ATGGCCTTCGGGCGCTCTAGCCGCAAGAAGCGGCCCGTTGAGCCCGTTACCCTGAAAATCCTGGTGGCGGGCGGCTTCGGAGCGGGCAAGACGACCCTGGTGGGCGCGGTCAGCGAGATCAGGCCGCTGCGTACGGAGGAGAGGCTCAGCGAGGCCGGCCGGCCGGTGGACGACGTGGCGGGCGTGGAGACCAAGACCACCACCACGGTGGCCATGGACTTCGGCCGGATCACGCTGCGCGAGGACCTGGTGCTGTACCTCTTCGGCACCCCGGGGCAGGACCGGTTCTGGTTCCTGTGGGACGAGCTGGCCCAGGGCGCGCTCGGGGCCGTCGTGCTCGCGGACACCCGTCGGCTGGAGGACTGCTTCGCGGCGGTCGACTACTTCGAACGCCGGGCCATTCCGTTCACCGTAGCCGTGAACTGCTTCGAGGGGGCCGACACGTTCCCCGTCGAGACGGTGCAGGCGGCGCTGGACCTGGACCCGGAGGTGCCCGTGGTCATGTGCGACGCGCGCGACCGCGGCTCCGTACGGGACGTACTGGTGGGCGTCGTGGAGCACGCCGTGGACCGTGCGGAACGCGTCCGTGAGCCCGCCGTCCCGTAA
- a CDS encoding DUF962 domain-containing protein codes for MSQQTFDSYEEFWPYYVAMHSRAATRWVHLTGTLTGLAVTAYGLARGRKRYLAALPLIGYGTAWPAHFLIEKNNPATFGHPAWSLRGDAQMIRMMLAGRDGELAVTAAQWLADNGCCQEC; via the coding sequence ATGTCACAGCAGACGTTCGATTCGTACGAGGAGTTCTGGCCCTACTACGTGGCGATGCACTCCAGGGCCGCGACCCGGTGGGTCCACCTGACCGGCACCCTGACCGGTCTCGCGGTCACCGCCTACGGTCTGGCGCGGGGGCGCAAGCGGTACCTGGCCGCGTTGCCGCTGATCGGCTACGGGACCGCCTGGCCCGCGCATTTCCTGATCGAGAAGAACAATCCGGCCACGTTCGGACATCCCGCCTGGTCGCTCCGCGGCGACGCGCAGATGATCCGGATGATGCTGGCGGGGCGCGACGGGGAGCTGGCGGTGACAGCTGCCCAGTGGCTCGCCGACAACGGGTGCTGCCAGGAGTGTTGA
- a CDS encoding M15 family metallopeptidase has product MTSLASAFRVLAAAAAALLAVTAAAPTARARPEPKAPEEFVALSSVDPTIIQEMRYPTAHNFMGVPVDGYRNPLCILTRPAARALHDAQTRLLRRGYSLKVYDCYRPQRAVDHFVRWAKDLDDETMKGEFYPRVDKTRLFADGYIAEKSGHSRGSTVDLTLVKLPTPPTPPYRPGEPQVPCYAPAAERFPDDSVDMGTGFDCFDTLSHTDDPRIQGAQRANRQFLKKTLTDAGFVNLAEEWWHYTFKPELFPDTYFDFPVARRSVAGH; this is encoded by the coding sequence ATGACATCTCTCGCTTCCGCTTTCCGTGTCCTGGCGGCCGCTGCCGCCGCCCTGCTCGCCGTCACCGCCGCCGCTCCCACGGCTCGGGCGAGGCCCGAGCCGAAGGCGCCCGAGGAGTTCGTCGCGCTGAGCTCGGTGGATCCGACGATCATCCAGGAGATGCGCTACCCCACCGCCCACAACTTCATGGGCGTCCCGGTGGACGGCTACCGCAACCCGCTCTGCATCCTGACCCGGCCGGCGGCCAGGGCCCTGCACGACGCACAGACCCGGCTGCTGCGCCGGGGCTACTCGCTGAAGGTGTACGACTGCTACCGGCCGCAGCGGGCGGTCGACCACTTCGTACGGTGGGCGAAGGACCTCGACGACGAGACCATGAAGGGCGAGTTCTACCCCAGGGTCGACAAGACGCGGCTCTTCGCGGACGGCTACATCGCGGAGAAGTCCGGGCACAGCCGCGGCAGCACGGTGGATCTGACGCTGGTGAAGCTGCCCACGCCGCCGACCCCGCCGTACCGGCCGGGCGAGCCGCAGGTGCCCTGCTACGCGCCCGCGGCCGAGCGGTTCCCGGACGACTCCGTGGACATGGGCACCGGTTTCGACTGCTTCGACACGCTCTCCCACACCGACGATCCGCGTATCCAGGGTGCGCAGCGCGCCAACCGGCAGTTCCTGAAGAAGACGCTCACGGACGCCGGTTTCGTGAATCTGGCCGAGGAATGGTGGCACTACACCTTCAAGCCCGAGCTGTTCCCGGACACCTATTTCGACTTCCCGGTGGCCCGGCGGTCCGTCGCGGGGCACTGA
- a CDS encoding NUDIX domain-containing protein has protein sequence MSVPRSNPEQPAKDSHCDSCGAPWAESAAWPRTCTACGSTAYRNPLPVAVALLPVTGQDSTGLVVITRTIPPHPGGLALPGGYIDHDEDWKHAVVRELREETGIAADEREVRLADALSAPDGHLLLFGLLPERPATALPPSRPTDETSGFRLLRAPAELAFPLHTRAVRTWFDGGYR, from the coding sequence GTGTCCGTACCCAGGAGCAACCCCGAGCAACCGGCCAAGGACTCCCACTGCGACAGCTGCGGAGCCCCCTGGGCCGAATCCGCCGCCTGGCCCCGCACCTGCACCGCCTGCGGCAGCACCGCCTACCGCAACCCACTGCCGGTCGCCGTGGCCCTCCTCCCCGTCACCGGCCAGGACTCCACCGGCCTCGTCGTGATCACCCGCACCATCCCGCCCCACCCGGGTGGCCTCGCCCTTCCCGGCGGCTACATCGACCACGACGAGGACTGGAAACACGCGGTCGTACGGGAACTGCGCGAGGAGACCGGCATCGCGGCCGACGAACGGGAGGTCCGCCTCGCCGACGCCCTCAGCGCCCCCGACGGCCACCTCCTCCTCTTCGGCCTCCTCCCGGAACGCCCCGCGACCGCGCTCCCGCCCTCCCGGCCCACCGACGAGACGTCCGGCTTCCGGCTGCTCCGCGCACCCGCCGAGCTGGCCTTCCCCCTGCACACCCGCGCCGTCCGCACCTGGTTCGACGGCGGCTACCGCTGA
- a CDS encoding glycoside hydrolase family 31 protein → MDGRDLVRSVKMVGSVRGLRAVRSSWRRHSADARALPRRGAERARVPGPVVGAEPEPGGGVVRFARSELRVRVAVGGAVFWGWDGAEPSPSYALPGAVPEPDPRAELEPDKDGGWQVVSERLTVAVSRHGAVELRTPGGVVLRRELPPRWWEPVAGGGARWVQRSEVPADARFFGLGGRASGPRLRDGVYGLWNTDPGGRFGPGDDPLYLTMPVQLVVCDAGTHLVFHDNTWSGRVTLREGEEGAGSGHDRPGSCEVRMDGGPLRCWVVAGTPSRVLQGWTALTGAPAVPPSWALGPQHARWGFGSEREVRRVVAGYRERGLPLSVLHLDIDHYDAHRVFTVDQGRFPDLPGLAKELREDGVRLVSIVDPAVKAEPGNAVFDAGVAVGDRGAFVRDARGRVVRGEVWPGECVFPDFTDPRVREWWGGLYEERLAQGFSGVWHDMNEPVSFAAFGDPSLPRSARHSLEGRGGDHREAHNVYALAMARAGYEGLRRLRPEERPFLFSRSGWAGMQRYGGTWSGDVATGWPGLRASLALVLGLGLCGVPYSGPDVGGFDGSPSPELYLRWFQLGAYLPLFRTHAAIDAGRREPWEFGPGVLEHARAALEERERLHPYFVTLSRLAGLTGAPYVRPLWWRSPGDRALRECEDAFLLGDALLVAPVLEHGADRRAVRLPRGRWYDTATGEVYEGPGQVLLDAPLSRVPVLARAGSVLPVRGADGGVELEVWAPPAGRSGSGLVVRDAGDGWERAEVERYASRWVDGRVVVEREGREGEEGAVAYPVRVRGV, encoded by the coding sequence ATGGACGGTCGTGACCTGGTGCGCTCGGTGAAGATGGTCGGTTCGGTGCGGGGACTGCGCGCGGTGCGCTCGTCCTGGCGGCGTCACAGTGCGGATGCGCGGGCGCTGCCCCGGCGCGGTGCGGAGCGGGCACGGGTGCCCGGCCCGGTGGTGGGGGCGGAGCCGGAGCCGGGCGGGGGTGTGGTGCGGTTCGCCCGTTCGGAGTTGCGGGTGCGGGTGGCGGTGGGCGGTGCGGTGTTCTGGGGCTGGGACGGGGCGGAGCCGTCGCCGTCGTACGCGCTGCCCGGCGCGGTGCCCGAGCCGGATCCGCGGGCCGAGCTGGAGCCGGACAAGGACGGTGGCTGGCAGGTGGTGTCGGAGCGGCTGACCGTCGCGGTGTCGCGGCACGGGGCCGTGGAGCTGCGTACCCCGGGCGGGGTGGTGCTCCGGCGCGAGCTGCCGCCGCGCTGGTGGGAGCCGGTGGCGGGGGGCGGTGCCCGGTGGGTGCAGCGTTCCGAGGTTCCGGCGGACGCGCGGTTCTTCGGGCTCGGGGGCCGGGCGTCGGGGCCGCGGCTGCGGGACGGCGTGTACGGCCTGTGGAACACCGATCCGGGTGGGCGGTTCGGGCCCGGTGACGATCCGCTGTACCTGACGATGCCGGTGCAGCTCGTGGTCTGTGACGCGGGGACACATCTGGTGTTCCACGACAACACCTGGTCGGGGCGGGTGACTCTGCGCGAGGGCGAGGAGGGTGCGGGTTCCGGCCACGACCGGCCCGGGTCGTGCGAGGTGCGGATGGACGGGGGGCCGTTGCGCTGCTGGGTGGTGGCGGGCACGCCGTCCCGGGTGCTGCAGGGCTGGACGGCTCTCACGGGTGCGCCGGCGGTGCCGCCGTCCTGGGCGCTGGGTCCGCAGCACGCCCGGTGGGGGTTCGGGAGCGAGCGGGAGGTGCGGCGGGTCGTCGCCGGGTACCGGGAACGGGGGCTGCCGCTGTCCGTACTGCATCTGGACATCGACCACTACGACGCGCACCGGGTGTTCACCGTCGATCAGGGGCGCTTCCCCGATCTGCCGGGTCTGGCGAAGGAGTTGCGGGAGGACGGCGTGCGACTGGTGTCGATCGTCGATCCCGCGGTGAAGGCGGAGCCGGGGAACGCGGTGTTCGACGCGGGGGTCGCGGTCGGGGACCGCGGGGCGTTCGTCCGGGACGCGCGCGGGCGGGTGGTGCGCGGGGAGGTGTGGCCGGGCGAGTGCGTGTTCCCGGACTTCACCGATCCGCGGGTGCGGGAGTGGTGGGGCGGTCTGTACGAGGAGCGGCTGGCGCAGGGGTTCTCGGGCGTGTGGCACGACATGAACGAGCCGGTGTCGTTCGCCGCGTTCGGGGATCCGTCGCTGCCGAGGTCGGCGCGGCATTCGCTGGAGGGCCGCGGAGGTGATCACCGCGAGGCGCACAACGTCTACGCGCTGGCGATGGCGCGTGCCGGGTACGAAGGGCTGCGCCGGCTGCGGCCCGAGGAGCGCCCCTTCCTGTTCTCGCGTTCCGGCTGGGCGGGGATGCAGCGTTACGGGGGCACATGGTCCGGTGATGTGGCGACCGGCTGGCCGGGGCTGCGGGCCTCGTTGGCGCTGGTCCTGGGGCTGGGGCTGTGCGGGGTGCCGTATTCGGGGCCCGATGTGGGCGGGTTCGACGGGTCGCCGTCGCCGGAGCTGTATCTGCGGTGGTTCCAGCTGGGTGCGTATCTGCCGTTGTTCCGTACCCATGCGGCGATCGACGCGGGGCGGCGGGAGCCGTGGGAGTTCGGGCCCGGGGTGCTGGAGCACGCGCGGGCGGCGCTGGAGGAGCGGGAGCGGCTGCACCCGTACTTCGTGACGCTGTCGCGGCTGGCCGGGCTGACCGGTGCCCCGTACGTGCGGCCGCTGTGGTGGCGTTCGCCCGGGGACCGGGCATTGCGGGAGTGCGAGGACGCGTTCCTGTTGGGTGACGCGCTGCTGGTGGCTCCGGTGCTGGAGCACGGTGCGGATCGCCGGGCGGTGCGGTTGCCGCGGGGGCGCTGGTACGACACGGCGACCGGTGAGGTGTACGAGGGGCCGGGGCAGGTGCTGCTCGATGCGCCGCTGTCTCGGGTGCCGGTGTTGGCGCGGGCGGGTTCGGTACTGCCGGTGCGGGGTGCGGACGGCGGTGTGGAGCTGGAGGTGTGGGCTCCGCCGGCGGGGCGCAGCGGGAGCGGGCTGGTGGTCCGGGACGCGGGGGACGGCTGGGAGCGGGCGGAGGTCGAGCGGTACGCGTCGCGGTGGGTGGACGGGCGGGTCGTGGTCGAACGGGAGGGCCGGGAGGGTGAGGAGGGGGCGGTGGCGTATCCGGTGCGGGTGCGCGGGGTGTAG
- a CDS encoding acetoacetate--CoA ligase — MTAAANEAPLWQPGPDRIAAAAVTRFQSWASQHYGAPAEGGYPALHQWSVTELDTFWRAVADWFDVRFSTPYETVLADRAMPGAQWFPGATLNYAEHALRTAEDPLRADAPALLHVDETHTQIPVSWSELRRRVGSLAAELRALGVTPGDRVSGYLPNVPEAVVAFLATAAVGGVWTSCAPDFGARSVLDRFQQVEPVVLFTVDGYRYGGKEHHRADTVAELRRELPTLRAVVHIPLLGTEAPEGALEWSALTCADTEPVFEQVPFDHPLWVLYSSGTTGLPKAIVQSQGGILLEHFKQIGLHCDLGPEDRFFWYTSTGWMMWNFLVSGLLTGTTLVLYDGSPGYPDVSAQWRVAEQTGATLFGTSAAYVMACRKAGIHPGRDFDLSRIQCVATTGSPLPPDGFRWLHDEVDDDLWIASVSGGTDVCSCFAGAVPTLPVHIGELQAPCLGTDLRSWDPAGKPLIGEVGELVVTAPMPSMPIRFWNDPDGSRYHDSYFDMYPGVWRHGDWITITEHGSVVIHGRSDSTLNRQGVRMGSADIYEAVERLPEIRESLVIGLEEPDGGYWMPLFVHLAEGARLDDALRDSIKRTIRENLSPRHVPDEVIEVPGIPHTLTGKRIEVPVKRLLQGTALAKAVNPGSIDNLELLHFYEDLARKRH, encoded by the coding sequence ATGACCGCAGCAGCCAACGAAGCCCCCCTCTGGCAGCCCGGCCCCGACCGCATCGCGGCCGCTGCCGTCACCCGCTTCCAGAGCTGGGCGTCCCAGCACTACGGAGCACCGGCCGAGGGCGGCTACCCGGCGCTGCACCAGTGGTCCGTGACCGAACTCGACACCTTCTGGCGGGCCGTCGCCGACTGGTTCGACGTACGGTTCTCCACCCCGTACGAGACCGTACTGGCCGACCGCGCCATGCCCGGCGCCCAGTGGTTCCCCGGCGCCACCCTCAACTACGCCGAGCATGCGCTGCGCACCGCCGAGGACCCCCTGCGCGCGGACGCCCCCGCCCTGCTCCACGTCGACGAGACCCACACCCAGATCCCCGTCTCCTGGTCCGAACTCCGCCGCCGGGTCGGCTCGCTCGCCGCCGAACTCCGCGCCCTCGGCGTCACCCCCGGCGACCGCGTCAGCGGCTACCTCCCCAACGTCCCCGAGGCCGTCGTCGCTTTCCTCGCCACCGCGGCCGTCGGCGGCGTCTGGACCTCCTGCGCCCCGGACTTCGGCGCCCGCAGCGTCCTCGACCGCTTCCAGCAGGTCGAACCCGTCGTCCTCTTCACGGTCGACGGCTACCGCTACGGCGGCAAGGAACACCACCGTGCCGACACGGTCGCCGAGCTGCGGCGCGAGCTGCCCACCCTGCGCGCCGTCGTGCACATCCCGCTGCTGGGCACCGAGGCCCCCGAGGGCGCCCTCGAATGGTCCGCCCTCACCTGCGCCGACACCGAGCCCGTCTTCGAACAGGTCCCGTTCGACCACCCGCTCTGGGTGCTCTACTCCTCCGGCACCACCGGGCTCCCCAAGGCGATCGTCCAGTCCCAGGGCGGCATCCTGCTGGAACACTTCAAGCAGATCGGCCTGCACTGCGACCTCGGCCCCGAGGACCGCTTCTTCTGGTACACCTCCACCGGCTGGATGATGTGGAACTTCCTCGTCTCAGGCCTCCTCACCGGAACCACCCTCGTGCTGTACGACGGAAGCCCCGGCTACCCCGACGTCAGCGCCCAGTGGCGCGTCGCCGAACAGACCGGAGCGACCCTCTTCGGTACCTCGGCCGCCTATGTCATGGCCTGCCGGAAGGCCGGCATCCACCCGGGCCGCGACTTCGACCTCTCCCGCATCCAGTGCGTCGCCACCACCGGCTCCCCGCTCCCGCCCGACGGCTTCCGCTGGCTCCACGACGAGGTGGACGACGATCTGTGGATCGCCTCCGTCAGCGGCGGCACGGACGTGTGCAGCTGCTTCGCCGGCGCGGTCCCCACCCTTCCCGTCCACATCGGTGAACTCCAGGCCCCCTGCCTCGGCACGGACCTCCGCTCCTGGGACCCCGCGGGCAAACCGCTCATCGGAGAGGTCGGCGAACTCGTCGTCACCGCTCCCATGCCGTCCATGCCCATCCGGTTCTGGAACGACCCCGACGGCAGCCGCTACCACGACAGCTACTTCGACATGTACCCCGGCGTCTGGCGCCACGGAGACTGGATCACGATCACCGAACACGGCTCGGTCGTCATCCACGGCCGCTCCGACTCCACCCTCAACCGCCAGGGCGTACGGATGGGCTCCGCCGACATCTACGAGGCCGTCGAACGGCTCCCCGAGATCCGCGAATCCCTCGTCATCGGCCTCGAAGAGCCCGACGGCGGCTACTGGATGCCGCTCTTCGTCCACCTCGCCGAAGGCGCCCGGCTCGACGACGCGCTGCGCGACAGCATCAAACGGACCATTCGGGAGAACCTCTCCCCGCGCCACGTCCCCGACGAGGTCATCGAAGTCCCCGGCATCCCGCACACCCTCACCGGCAAGCGCATCGAGGTCCCGGTCAAACGCCTGCTGCAAGGCACGGCCCTGGCCAAGGCGGTCAACCCCGGCTCGATCGACAACCTGGAACTCCTCCACTTCTACGAGGACCTCGCCCGCAAGCGTCACTGA
- the ptsP gene encoding phosphoenolpyruvate--protein phosphotransferase — protein METTLRGVGVSHGVAIGEVRHMGTAVLEPPAKQIPAEEAEREQGRARQAVEAVAADLIARGNLAGGEAQHVLEAQAMMAQDPELMADVERRIAVGSTAERGVYDAFAAYRALLANAGEYLAGRVADLDDVRNRIVARLLGVPMPGVPDSDEPYVLIARDLAPADTALLDPALVLGFVTEEGGPTSHSAILARALGVPAVVALPGAGELAEGTVIAVDGSTGEIFVEPSVEKRAEMESAAAARKAALSASSGPGTTSDGHKVPLLANVGGPGDVPAAVEAGAEGVGLFRTEFLFLDDSKQAPSEEKQVAAYRAVLEAFPEGRVVVRVLDAGADKPLDFLTPADEPNPALGVRGLRSLLDHPDVLRTQLTALSKAAQGLPVHLEVMAPMVADRADAKAFADACREAGLQAKFGAMVEIPSAALRARSILREVEFLSLGTNDLAQYTFAADRQVGAVSRLQDPWQPALLDLVALSAEAASAEGKSCGVCGEAASDPLLACVLTGLGVTSLSMGAASIPYVRATLAKYTLAQCERAASAARAADSAEEARVAAQGVLSGE, from the coding sequence ATGGAGACAACGCTGCGAGGCGTCGGCGTGAGCCACGGGGTGGCGATCGGCGAGGTGCGTCATATGGGTACGGCGGTGCTCGAACCGCCTGCCAAGCAGATCCCCGCCGAGGAGGCCGAGCGCGAACAGGGGCGTGCTCGGCAGGCTGTGGAGGCCGTGGCGGCCGACCTGATCGCACGCGGCAACCTGGCCGGTGGCGAGGCTCAGCACGTGCTCGAGGCCCAGGCCATGATGGCGCAGGACCCCGAGCTTATGGCCGACGTGGAGCGGCGTATCGCCGTCGGCAGCACCGCCGAGCGCGGCGTCTACGACGCGTTCGCCGCCTACCGGGCGCTGCTTGCCAACGCCGGGGAGTACCTGGCGGGGCGCGTTGCCGACCTCGACGACGTGCGCAACCGGATCGTGGCCCGGCTGCTCGGTGTGCCGATGCCGGGTGTGCCGGACAGCGACGAGCCCTATGTACTGATCGCGCGGGACCTGGCGCCCGCGGACACGGCGCTGCTCGACCCGGCTCTGGTGCTCGGCTTCGTGACCGAGGAGGGCGGACCGACCAGCCACAGCGCGATCCTGGCCCGTGCTCTCGGGGTGCCCGCCGTGGTGGCGCTTCCCGGTGCGGGTGAGCTGGCCGAGGGCACGGTCATCGCCGTGGACGGCAGCACCGGTGAGATCTTCGTCGAGCCGAGCGTCGAGAAGCGTGCCGAGATGGAGAGTGCCGCCGCGGCGCGCAAGGCCGCCCTGTCGGCTTCGTCGGGTCCGGGTACGACCTCCGACGGTCACAAGGTCCCGCTGCTCGCCAATGTCGGCGGGCCCGGCGACGTACCGGCGGCGGTCGAGGCCGGTGCGGAGGGCGTGGGGCTGTTCCGTACCGAGTTCCTGTTCCTGGACGACAGCAAGCAGGCGCCGTCCGAGGAGAAGCAGGTCGCTGCGTACCGGGCGGTGCTGGAGGCGTTCCCCGAAGGGCGTGTCGTCGTACGGGTGCTGGATGCCGGGGCGGACAAGCCGCTGGACTTCCTGACTCCGGCGGACGAGCCGAACCCGGCGCTGGGTGTGCGCGGGCTGCGGAGTCTGCTGGACCACCCCGACGTGCTGCGTACCCAGCTGACCGCGCTGTCGAAGGCGGCCCAGGGGCTGCCCGTGCACCTTGAGGTCATGGCGCCGATGGTGGCGGACCGTGCGGATGCCAAGGCCTTCGCCGACGCCTGCCGCGAGGCCGGTCTGCAGGCGAAGTTCGGCGCGATGGTGGAGATTCCGTCCGCCGCGCTGCGGGCGCGTTCGATCCTGCGGGAGGTGGAGTTCCTTTCACTGGGGACCAATGACCTGGCGCAGTACACCTTCGCCGCCGACCGTCAGGTGGGTGCGGTGTCGCGGTTGCAGGACCCGTGGCAGCCCGCGCTGCTCGATCTGGTGGCGCTGTCGGCCGAGGCGGCCAGCGCCGAGGGCAAGAGCTGTGGTGTCTGTGGTGAGGCTGCCTCCGATCCGCTGCTGGCCTGTGTCCTGACGGGGCTGGGTGTGACGTCGCTGTCGATGGGCGCCGCGTCCATTCCTTATGTCCGGGCCACGCTGGCGAAGTACACGCTCGCTCAGTGCGAGCGTGCCGCTTCCGCCGCTCGTGCGGCGGACTCCGCCGAGGAGGCGCGGGTCGCGGCTCAGGGGGTGCTGTCGGGCGAGTAG
- a CDS encoding PTS sugar transporter subunit IIA, which translates to MTTVTSPLAGRAIGLAAVPDPVFSGAMVGPGTAVDPVREPSEAVSPVDGIIVSLHPHAFVVVDENGHGVLTHLGIDTVQLNGEGFELLVNKGDRVTRGQGIVRWDPAAVEAAGKSPVCPVVALEATAESLSDVREDGDVKVGDTLFGWQ; encoded by the coding sequence ATGACCACTGTGACGTCCCCTCTTGCCGGACGTGCCATCGGGCTCGCTGCGGTACCGGACCCGGTCTTCTCCGGCGCGATGGTGGGTCCTGGAACCGCCGTCGACCCCGTGCGTGAGCCGTCCGAGGCGGTGTCGCCGGTCGACGGCATCATTGTCTCCCTGCACCCGCACGCCTTCGTCGTCGTCGACGAGAACGGGCACGGGGTGCTCACGCACCTCGGCATCGACACCGTTCAGCTCAACGGCGAAGGGTTCGAACTGCTCGTGAACAAGGGGGACAGGGTCACGCGCGGCCAGGGGATCGTGCGCTGGGACCCCGCGGCCGTCGAGGCGGCCGGCAAGTCGCCCGTGTGTCCGGTCGTCGCGCTGGAAGCCACCGCCGAATCCCTCTCCGACGTCCGTGAGGACGGCGACGTGAAGGTCGGCGACACCTTGTTCGGTTGGCAGTGA
- a CDS encoding CDP-alcohol phosphatidyltransferase family protein has product MEVQETRVQTDRVLTIPNILSMARLVGVPLFLWLILRPVFGGPQSDGWALLVLMLSGISDYLDGKLARRWNQISNLGRLLDPAADRLYILSTLVGLTWREILPLWLTAALVARELMLLVMVGILRRHGYPPPQVNFLGKAATFNLMYAFPLLLLSDGSGWLASLAAIFGWAFAGWGTTLYWWAGILYVVQVRRLVKADVAAD; this is encoded by the coding sequence GTGGAGGTCCAGGAGACTCGGGTTCAGACGGACCGGGTACTCACCATCCCCAACATCCTCAGCATGGCTCGCCTTGTCGGGGTTCCGCTCTTCCTGTGGCTGATTCTTCGCCCCGTGTTCGGCGGGCCGCAGAGCGACGGCTGGGCCCTGCTGGTGTTGATGCTCAGCGGTATCAGCGATTACCTCGATGGTAAGCTCGCCCGCCGGTGGAACCAGATCAGCAACCTCGGCCGGCTCCTGGATCCTGCTGCGGATCGCCTCTACATCCTTTCGACCCTCGTCGGCCTCACCTGGCGGGAGATCCTCCCGCTGTGGCTGACCGCAGCACTTGTCGCGCGTGAGCTGATGCTCCTCGTGATGGTAGGAATCCTGCGGCGCCACGGCTATCCGCCGCCCCAGGTGAACTTCCTGGGCAAGGCTGCCACGTTCAACCTGATGTACGCGTTCCCCTTGTTGCTGCTCAGCGACGGAAGTGGTTGGCTTGCATCGCTGGCCGCTATTTTCGGATGGGCGTTCGCAGGTTGGGGTACAACGCTCTATTGGTGGGCAGGGATCCTCTACGTGGTTCAGGTCCGCCGGCTCGTCAAGGCGGATGTAGCAGCCGATTGA